A window of the Brumimicrobium sp. genome harbors these coding sequences:
- a CDS encoding alanine dehydrogenase — MKTDPEIIKSLLKEGKLIPQEEMLELSRRKNSLKIGIPKETSFQERRVALVPEAVSMLVANGHEIIVETKAGEDANFSDREYSEAGAQIVYNKKDVFQCDIVFKVSPPVEEEVEMMGTGQTLISALQINMQPKKVLQRLMQKKVTAIAWDYMRDSEGHFPVVRAMGEIAGNTSILIAAELLNSFKNGKGVMLGGIAGVQPTEVVILGAGTVAEYATRSSIALGCSVKVFDNSLSKLRRLQNSVGQRVYTSIIQPKVLSKALMRADVVIGAIRSSYGRTPTVVTEEMVNNMKKGAIVIDVSIDQGGCFETSETTNHNNPTFEKYGVIHYCVPNIASRVSHTASFAISNVFAPVLRKMGERGGDIALIKGDYGFRSGVYMYKGTLTSEVLGKIFKLDYKEIELLIMGM; from the coding sequence ATGAAAACAGACCCAGAAATTATAAAGAGCCTACTGAAAGAAGGAAAGTTAATTCCACAAGAGGAAATGTTGGAACTTTCTCGTAGAAAGAATAGCCTTAAAATTGGAATACCAAAGGAAACTTCATTTCAAGAACGAAGAGTAGCACTCGTTCCAGAAGCTGTTTCTATGCTAGTTGCTAATGGTCATGAAATTATTGTAGAAACGAAAGCAGGTGAGGATGCTAATTTCTCTGATAGAGAATATTCAGAAGCTGGAGCTCAGATTGTCTATAATAAAAAGGATGTCTTTCAATGCGACATTGTTTTTAAAGTCTCTCCTCCAGTTGAAGAGGAAGTGGAGATGATGGGAACGGGTCAAACATTAATTTCTGCGCTTCAGATTAATATGCAACCCAAAAAAGTTTTACAGCGACTTATGCAAAAGAAGGTTACTGCTATAGCTTGGGACTATATGCGGGACAGTGAAGGGCATTTTCCTGTTGTTCGCGCCATGGGTGAAATTGCAGGAAATACATCCATTCTGATTGCGGCCGAATTATTAAATTCCTTTAAAAATGGTAAAGGAGTTATGTTGGGAGGAATTGCTGGAGTACAACCTACCGAAGTAGTCATCTTAGGAGCAGGAACAGTTGCTGAATATGCTACTCGTTCCTCCATTGCTTTAGGCTGTTCGGTGAAAGTGTTTGATAACTCTCTAAGCAAGTTGCGTAGGCTACAAAATTCTGTAGGACAACGTGTGTACACTTCAATTATCCAGCCTAAAGTATTGAGTAAAGCTCTGATGCGAGCAGATGTTGTTATCGGAGCTATTCGTTCATCTTATGGTAGAACCCCCACAGTAGTTACTGAAGAAATGGTAAATAATATGAAAAAAGGAGCTATTGTTATTGATGTGAGCATAGATCAAGGAGGATGTTTTGAGACTTCCGAAACGACCAATCATAATAATCCAACATTTGAAAAATATGGGGTAATACATTATTGTGTACCTAATATAGCATCACGTGTTTCACATACAGCTTCTTTTGCTATTTCTAATGTATTTGCTCCTGTTCTTCGTAAAATGGGAGAACGAGGTGGAGATATTGCACTCATTAAAGGAGATTACGGGTTTAGAAGCGGAGTATATATGTATAAAGGAACACTTACAAGTGAGGTCTTAGGTAAAATATTTAAATTGGATTATAAAGAAATTGAATTACTCATTATGGGTATGTGA